A DNA window from uncultured Methanoregula sp. contains the following coding sequences:
- a CDS encoding flavodoxin family protein produces MTKVLAINGSPRKDGNTSILIRHILRECENAGIETETIQLAGKKIHGCTSCMKCFENRDGKCVIDDDLVNTCIRKMIDADGIILGSPVYFLDVTSEMKALIDRAGFVSHANGHPLSGKVGNAAVAVRRAGASRTFDTMLHFFLANEMVVPGLPCIGMGRDIGDVERDEEGIAHAEKVGQTMARLATILKEHPLKPQTPSRTDNRMTKKKKETRS; encoded by the coding sequence ATGACAAAAGTACTTGCAATCAACGGGAGTCCCCGGAAAGACGGGAACACCTCCATCCTTATCCGGCATATTCTCAGGGAATGTGAGAATGCAGGGATCGAAACCGAGACCATCCAACTGGCCGGAAAGAAGATCCACGGCTGCACCTCGTGTATGAAATGCTTCGAGAACCGGGACGGGAAATGTGTCATCGATGACGACCTCGTGAATACCTGTATCCGGAAGATGATCGATGCGGACGGGATTATCCTGGGGTCACCTGTGTATTTCCTGGATGTCACCTCCGAGATGAAAGCGCTCATCGATCGGGCCGGGTTTGTCTCGCATGCCAACGGGCACCCGCTCTCTGGAAAAGTGGGGAACGCTGCAGTAGCAGTCCGTCGCGCCGGTGCCAGCCGGACCTTCGATACGATGCTCCATTTTTTCCTTGCCAACGAGATGGTGGTTCCCGGTCTTCCCTGCATCGGGATGGGTAGGGACATCGGGGATGTCGAGCGGGATGAGGAGGGTATCGCTCATGCAGAGAAGGTCGGGCAGACCATGGCCCGGCTCGCAACCATCCTGAAAGAACACCCCCTGAAACCACAAACCCCCTCACGTACCGATAACAGAATGACGAAAAAGAAAAAAGAGACCAGATCATGA
- a CDS encoding NAD(P)-binding domain-containing protein, protein MTRFGFIGTGSMGSMLIRQFILAGVAQPGEIVACSRQGASARAVAEKTGIAVRDTPQEVAQDAEVLFLCVRPLEIKGVLADLQNSLSDRTLLVSIASSVTIADLSGWTGPGVRCVRMLPSVTAEEHAGISLVAWGPGVTEGDKELIFSLFSAIGTPVEIEERHFEIYGDLTSCAPALISAMMQEFALSAVRKEGVSPALAAYLVQQTLIGTAWLLDRDDMGFDKLIGRVATKGGITEEGVTVLRNRLPVVYQELLDATHKKHEVLIKKIAEQDLPG, encoded by the coding sequence ATGACACGTTTCGGGTTCATTGGCACCGGTTCCATGGGCAGCATGCTCATCCGGCAGTTCATCCTTGCAGGGGTTGCCCAGCCGGGGGAGATAGTTGCATGCAGCAGACAGGGCGCTTCTGCCCGGGCTGTTGCGGAGAAGACCGGCATTGCCGTGAGGGATACCCCGCAGGAGGTTGCACAGGATGCAGAAGTCCTCTTTCTCTGCGTCCGCCCGCTTGAGATAAAAGGCGTGCTCGCAGATCTGCAAAATTCCCTCTCAGACCGCACTCTCCTCGTTTCAATCGCCAGCTCAGTAACAATTGCAGATCTGTCCGGATGGACCGGGCCGGGCGTGCGATGTGTCCGGATGCTCCCGAGCGTGACTGCGGAAGAGCATGCCGGCATCTCCCTTGTTGCCTGGGGACCGGGTGTGACCGAGGGCGATAAGGAGCTCATCTTCTCGCTCTTCTCTGCCATCGGTACTCCTGTAGAAATCGAAGAGCGGCACTTTGAGATTTACGGGGATCTGACGAGCTGCGCACCGGCCCTGATATCAGCCATGATGCAGGAGTTTGCATTGTCTGCAGTCCGGAAAGAGGGGGTCAGTCCGGCGCTGGCAGCATATCTCGTGCAGCAGACCCTTATCGGGACCGCATGGCTGCTTGACCGTGATGATATGGGTTTTGACAAGCTGATCGGGCGCGTTGCAACCAAAGGGGGCATCACCGAAGAAGGGGTGACGGTGCTCCGGAACCGTCTTCCGGTTGTCTATCAAGAATTGCTGGACGCTACCCATAAAAAACACGAAGTGCTCATAAAGAAGATAGCAGAACAGGATCTTCCCGGATAA
- a CDS encoding flavin reductase family protein, producing MEKIPIGLNFFIPMPVVLVGTQIAGKANFMAVGWITRANGNPPMIACGIANNHYTVKGIEETKTFSVNIPSLDLLEKTDYCGIVSGQKTDKSQVFDVFYGSQKTAPMIRECPVTLECRLVQSVPLPTHRLFIGEIAGVYADGRVVKDGRPDFPVIDPLFLTMPDNRYWSLGKYAGDAWGAGKKLVQR from the coding sequence ATGGAAAAGATACCGATTGGACTCAACTTCTTTATCCCGATGCCGGTGGTGCTGGTCGGGACACAGATAGCAGGGAAAGCAAATTTCATGGCAGTGGGCTGGATTACCCGGGCAAATGGCAATCCCCCCATGATCGCCTGCGGGATCGCGAACAACCACTACACGGTCAAAGGCATCGAAGAGACAAAGACCTTCTCGGTGAACATTCCCTCTTTGGATCTGCTGGAAAAGACTGATTACTGCGGCATTGTTTCAGGACAAAAAACCGATAAATCGCAGGTTTTCGATGTGTTCTATGGCTCCCAGAAGACCGCACCCATGATCCGGGAGTGCCCGGTGACCCTTGAATGCCGGCTCGTACAGAGCGTGCCGCTTCCAACCCACCGGCTCTTTATCGGAGAGATTGCGGGAGTGTATGCTGACGGGCGGGTGGTGAAGGACGGCCGGCCGGATTTCCCGGTGATCGATCCTCTCTTCCTGACCATGCCTGACAACCGCTACTGGTCCCTCGGGAAGTATGCCGGAGATGCCTGGGGTGCCGGGAAGAAACTGGTCCAGCGCTGA
- a CDS encoding methytransferase partner Trm112, whose product MKRSLMDILCCPVCKGDLTLAVTEENEKEILEGGLHCAACSVEYPIHEGIPNLLPQTSQ is encoded by the coding sequence ATGAAACGCTCCCTCATGGACATCCTCTGCTGCCCGGTCTGCAAAGGGGATCTCACTCTTGCGGTCACCGAGGAGAATGAGAAAGAGATCCTCGAAGGCGGCCTCCACTGTGCTGCCTGCAGCGTTGAGTATCCCATCCATGAAGGCATCCCCAACCTCCTCCCCCAGACTTCCCAGTAA
- the pdxT gene encoding pyridoxal 5'-phosphate synthase glutaminase subunit PdxT: MDAKIGVLALQGNVSEHIDAFLLALERMEYGPSSEVLEVRSPADLAGCHALAIPGGESTTISRLIDKNGLYEPIRQFKGGIFATCAGMVLMATDVADPRVHPLSLMDMTVDRNAFGRQRESFEADLSVDGLEGGPFHAVFIRAPVVTRTGADLRVLSSVDQGVVAVEKGRHVAFSFHPEMGDDTRLHERFLHKLGFIRQER, translated from the coding sequence GTGGACGCTAAGATCGGTGTCCTGGCGCTGCAGGGGAACGTGAGCGAGCATATCGATGCGTTCCTCCTGGCGCTCGAACGGATGGAGTACGGACCCTCGTCAGAAGTCTTGGAGGTGAGGAGCCCTGCGGATCTTGCCGGATGCCATGCCCTGGCGATCCCCGGCGGGGAATCGACCACCATCTCCCGGCTCATCGACAAGAACGGGTTGTACGAACCAATCCGGCAGTTCAAAGGCGGGATCTTTGCCACCTGCGCCGGGATGGTCCTCATGGCAACGGATGTTGCCGACCCGAGGGTCCACCCGCTCTCTCTCATGGACATGACCGTTGACCGGAATGCGTTTGGCCGGCAGCGGGAATCGTTCGAGGCTGATCTCTCGGTTGATGGACTGGAGGGGGGTCCGTTCCACGCGGTCTTCATCCGCGCCCCGGTAGTCACCCGGACCGGTGCTGATCTCAGGGTGCTCTCCTCAGTTGATCAGGGCGTTGTCGCCGTGGAGAAGGGCCGGCACGTGGCGTTTTCCTTTCATCCCGAGATGGGAGACGATACCCGGCTTCATGAGCGGTTCCTCCACAAGCTTGGTTTCATCCGACAGGAACGATAA
- a CDS encoding helix-turn-helix domain-containing protein — MMYTKNGKTYHCTVEAALDVIGGKWKPIILWHLNGNVLRFSELQKGLPGVNSKMLTKQLRELEEDGVIRRTVYAEVPPRVEYAITDFGKTVLPILEALCIWGAHYLNSDKEGGEEISSPCPAKKMLKH, encoded by the coding sequence ATGATGTATACGAAGAACGGGAAGACCTATCACTGTACGGTTGAAGCAGCACTTGACGTGATCGGCGGGAAATGGAAGCCGATAATACTCTGGCACCTCAACGGCAACGTGCTCCGGTTCAGCGAGCTGCAGAAAGGATTGCCCGGCGTCAATTCAAAGATGCTCACCAAACAACTCCGGGAGCTTGAGGAGGACGGGGTTATCCGGCGGACTGTCTATGCCGAGGTACCCCCCCGGGTGGAATATGCCATAACGGATTTCGGAAAGACCGTGCTCCCGATCTTGGAGGCGCTCTGCATCTGGGGAGCACATTATCTCAACTCTGATAAAGAGGGAGGGGAGGAGATCTCGTCTCCGTGTCCGGCAAAAAAGATGCTGAAACACTGA
- a CDS encoding DNA alkylation repair protein, translating to MDPVIVRIRQELQSQADPELQETSKRFFKEKILCYGMKTAAVVALSKKYWKEIQKRDKEEIFSLCEELYRSGFMEEAFIVSSWAHLLADRYEREDITVFRNWIDTYITNWAECDGFCNHTMGKFIEKFPEYTEELKRWTESDNRWMRRAAAVSLIIPAKHGHFLTEAVEIADLLLTDTDDMVQKGYGWLLKEASRKHTGEIFSYVMKNKRVMPRTALRYAIELMPEDLRAEAMKKDW from the coding sequence ATGGACCCGGTCATAGTTCGCATCCGGCAGGAGCTTCAGAGCCAGGCAGACCCGGAGCTGCAGGAAACCTCAAAGCGGTTCTTCAAAGAGAAGATACTGTGTTACGGCATGAAAACCGCGGCAGTGGTAGCGTTATCAAAAAAGTACTGGAAAGAGATCCAAAAAAGGGACAAAGAGGAGATCTTCTCTCTCTGCGAAGAGCTCTACCGGTCGGGATTCATGGAAGAGGCCTTTATTGTTTCGAGCTGGGCACACCTTCTTGCCGATCGTTACGAGAGAGAGGACATCACGGTCTTCCGCAACTGGATCGACACGTACATCACCAACTGGGCCGAATGCGACGGCTTCTGCAATCATACGATGGGAAAATTCATAGAGAAATTTCCGGAGTATACCGAAGAACTGAAACGCTGGACAGAGTCGGATAACCGCTGGATGCGCCGGGCTGCTGCGGTCTCGCTCATCATCCCCGCCAAACACGGGCATTTCCTCACCGAGGCTGTGGAAATTGCCGATCTCCTGCTGACTGACACGGACGATATGGTCCAGAAAGGGTACGGCTGGCTCTTAAAAGAAGCGAGCCGGAAGCACACCGGTGAGATCTTCTCCTATGTCATGAAGAACAAACGGGTGATGCCCCGGACCGCCCTGCGGTACGCCATTGAGCTGATGCCGGAGGATCTCCGGGCAGAGGCAATGAAAAAAGACTGGTAA
- a CDS encoding nitroreductase family protein, with product MTTILVDQNLCSRCGICSNACAMGLIDPADENTLPKVPEAKAGMCIRCGHCEVHCPSQALLLNERPDERVPLPSGAGTIASEDMGYYLKKRRSVRHFTKDPVPKEKILEVLDIARYAATGGNGQPVEWIVVQDREKVKKIAALTVKWMKTLIGSNHPMSSYVPFLIASWDAGNDPICRGAPHLLFAHVPDGTLPDGNTVGQTDAIIALTHFDVAAPAFGIGVCWAGFVAGAAMSYEPLQNELGIPDGRRSAYALMFGNPQYKIYGIPRRKPLQVTWK from the coding sequence ATGACCACAATACTTGTTGACCAGAACCTCTGCTCCCGGTGCGGGATCTGCTCGAATGCCTGTGCCATGGGGCTCATTGACCCTGCCGATGAGAACACCCTGCCGAAAGTGCCGGAAGCAAAAGCCGGTATGTGCATCCGGTGCGGGCACTGCGAGGTCCACTGCCCGTCGCAGGCGCTCCTTTTGAACGAGCGACCGGACGAGAGGGTGCCCCTGCCTTCCGGTGCGGGGACAATTGCGTCCGAAGACATGGGATATTATCTTAAGAAACGACGCTCTGTGCGACATTTCACGAAGGACCCGGTGCCAAAGGAGAAGATCCTCGAGGTTCTCGATATTGCCCGGTACGCTGCAACGGGTGGCAACGGGCAGCCGGTGGAGTGGATTGTTGTCCAAGATCGTGAGAAAGTGAAGAAGATAGCTGCTCTGACCGTCAAGTGGATGAAGACCCTTATCGGTTCAAACCACCCGATGAGTAGCTATGTGCCGTTCCTGATCGCTTCGTGGGATGCAGGGAACGATCCCATCTGCCGCGGAGCCCCGCACCTCCTCTTTGCCCATGTCCCGGACGGCACACTCCCGGATGGCAATACGGTTGGTCAGACCGACGCTATCATCGCACTCACGCACTTCGATGTGGCAGCGCCGGCATTCGGCATTGGTGTCTGCTGGGCAGGATTTGTTGCAGGAGCAGCAATGTCCTATGAGCCGCTCCAGAATGAACTCGGCATTCCGGACGGGCGCAGGAGTGCTTATGCTCTGATGTTCGGCAACCCGCAGTACAAAATCTACGGCATTCCCCGGAGGAAACCCCTGCAGGTAACCTGGAAATAG
- a CDS encoding adenosylcobalamin-dependent ribonucleoside-diphosphate reductase gives MSSSPVVDSILSARYFRKGETSFEDICHRVASALAGDRDEEGRFFEAMRSLRFLPNSPTLMNAGTELGQLSACFTLPVNDSIDGIFDAMKQGAIIHKTGGGTGYNFSHLRPEGSPVQSTEGVASGPVSFMRVFNAATEVIKQGGRRRGANMGILDVWHPDILAFITAKTKEGEFSNFNISILVNDKFMDLVSRKQFGTVWITHPHTGENVTVGQIWTGIVEGIWKNGEPGILFYDEINRHNPTPQLGEIDTTNPCGEQPLLPYESCVLGSINLAACVENGTLDETLLRETARMATRFLDLVIEHNVFPIPQIGDATRRTRKIGLGLMGVHDALLMTGQAYDSSGGRAWCERIMQIVTETAVEESRRCAEKAGPFPAWQGSIWKEFAVRNAAMTTIAPTGTISLLAGCSSGIEPIFSFAYTRKNTVGKTFIIVNPVFQDYLKRTLSGLGLSGDELQKKADEVLAHVHETGTVQDLHWLPSEFRALFKTALDISWKDHILMQAAFQKHVHASISKTINMPSTATKDDCAEALLMAWSLKLKGITIYRTGSREDVVLALKEGAPAPVPAPAAVPVAGRNAPEKIPALSIERPRELSGRTYLCQSGCCRLYVTVNLHEGKPMEVFIRTVGNGGCDANSSALGRSISTGLQNGVPYQKFVKQFAKVNCISAIKNPSSEGHSCADVVGRCIELSARNQSITTLKDWDIREVGTRNPCPECNEPLDFGEGCNKGICKNCGWTGCS, from the coding sequence ATGAGTTCATCACCTGTTGTTGACAGCATCCTTTCCGCACGTTATTTCCGGAAAGGGGAAACGTCATTCGAGGACATCTGTCATCGTGTAGCGTCGGCTCTTGCCGGTGACAGGGATGAGGAAGGCCGCTTTTTTGAGGCCATGCGCTCCCTGCGTTTCCTTCCCAACTCCCCGACCCTGATGAATGCCGGCACGGAACTCGGCCAGCTATCAGCCTGTTTCACGCTGCCGGTTAACGATTCGATCGATGGCATTTTCGATGCCATGAAACAGGGTGCGATCATCCACAAGACCGGTGGGGGAACCGGGTACAATTTCTCGCACCTCCGTCCCGAGGGATCCCCCGTCCAGTCAACCGAGGGTGTTGCTTCGGGCCCTGTCTCGTTCATGCGGGTCTTCAATGCGGCTACCGAGGTCATCAAGCAGGGTGGCCGGCGTCGCGGCGCAAATATGGGGATCCTCGATGTCTGGCATCCCGATATCCTTGCGTTCATCACGGCAAAAACCAAGGAAGGCGAGTTTTCCAATTTCAATATATCCATTCTGGTCAACGACAAGTTCATGGATCTTGTCTCCCGCAAGCAGTTCGGGACCGTCTGGATTACTCATCCCCACACCGGGGAAAATGTTACGGTCGGCCAGATCTGGACCGGGATTGTTGAAGGGATCTGGAAGAACGGCGAGCCGGGCATCCTCTTTTACGATGAGATCAACCGGCACAACCCGACCCCCCAGCTTGGCGAGATTGATACAACCAATCCCTGCGGCGAGCAGCCCCTCCTCCCGTACGAGAGCTGCGTGCTGGGGAGCATCAACCTTGCAGCATGCGTGGAGAACGGGACTCTTGACGAGACCCTGCTTCGCGAGACGGCCCGGATGGCCACCCGGTTCCTCGACCTGGTTATCGAGCACAATGTCTTCCCCATCCCCCAGATAGGGGATGCGACAAGGAGGACCCGGAAGATCGGCCTCGGGCTTATGGGTGTCCACGATGCGCTCCTCATGACCGGCCAGGCGTACGATTCCTCCGGTGGCCGGGCCTGGTGCGAGCGGATCATGCAGATCGTAACGGAAACCGCTGTTGAAGAATCGCGCCGGTGTGCCGAAAAAGCCGGGCCGTTCCCGGCCTGGCAGGGGAGCATCTGGAAAGAGTTTGCGGTCAGGAATGCGGCCATGACAACGATCGCACCGACCGGGACGATCTCCCTCCTTGCCGGCTGTTCGAGCGGAATTGAACCTATCTTCTCGTTTGCCTACACCCGGAAGAATACCGTGGGCAAGACCTTTATCATTGTAAACCCTGTCTTCCAGGATTACCTGAAGCGCACCCTTTCCGGCCTCGGGCTTTCCGGTGATGAGCTCCAGAAGAAAGCCGATGAAGTCCTTGCCCATGTCCACGAGACCGGGACGGTTCAGGATCTGCACTGGCTTCCTTCGGAATTCCGGGCGCTCTTCAAGACGGCTCTTGACATCAGCTGGAAGGATCATATCCTGATGCAGGCCGCATTCCAGAAGCATGTGCATGCATCCATCAGCAAGACCATCAACATGCCCTCCACGGCCACAAAGGATGACTGCGCCGAGGCCCTTCTCATGGCCTGGTCCCTGAAGCTCAAGGGGATCACCATCTACCGGACCGGGAGCCGGGAGGATGTGGTTCTTGCCCTTAAAGAAGGGGCCCCCGCCCCGGTTCCAGCTCCGGCAGCCGTGCCGGTGGCCGGGAGGAACGCGCCGGAGAAGATCCCGGCCCTCTCGATCGAGCGGCCCCGGGAACTGTCCGGCAGGACCTATCTCTGCCAGTCCGGGTGCTGCCGGCTCTACGTGACCGTGAACCTGCACGAAGGAAAGCCCATGGAGGTCTTTATCCGGACAGTTGGGAACGGCGGCTGCGATGCCAACAGCAGCGCTCTTGGCCGCTCGATCAGCACCGGGCTCCAGAATGGTGTTCCCTACCAGAAATTCGTCAAGCAGTTTGCGAAAGTCAACTGCATCTCTGCCATCAAGAACCCATCATCGGAAGGCCATTCCTGTGCTGATGTTGTGGGGCGGTGTATCGAGCTCTCGGCCCGGAACCAGAGTATCACGACCTTAAAGGACTGGGACATCCGGGAAGTGGGGACCAGAAATCCCTGCCCCGAATGCAACGAACCCCTCGATTTCGGGGAAGGCTGCAACAAGGGAATCTGCAAGAACTGCGGCTGGACCGGCTGCAGCTGA
- the cbiB gene encoding adenosylcobinamide-phosphate synthase CbiB: MVPAGLILAAIILCAALLVDRITGDPHSPYHPVALLGRFIGWWGKPSSYSPGWQRTAGVLFWILTAVVFSFPFFLVSVLAPWYLYIIIAPFLLKSCFAWRSLEEHTLAVVDAVKDGVEIGREKVQFLVSRDTAALDRDHILSAGYESMTENITDSIISPLSFFVLFGLPGAAVYRAANTMDAMLGYRDERERIGWCPARMDDILNFIPARITVLLLLVYFAIHGRFTPAWSVMRRDGYRRPGFNGGIVMAAMAGGVGIRFEKPGVYTIGNGERMLDEGGPDIIKAARAVTLMFAGIACCALFLLGSLINSTGI, translated from the coding sequence ATGGTACCGGCAGGATTGATCCTTGCGGCGATCATCCTCTGTGCCGCGCTTCTCGTGGACCGCATAACCGGCGATCCGCATTCTCCATACCACCCGGTTGCCCTGCTGGGCCGGTTCATCGGGTGGTGGGGGAAACCCTCGTCCTATTCACCCGGGTGGCAGAGAACCGCGGGTGTTCTGTTCTGGATCCTGACCGCGGTTGTCTTCTCCTTCCCGTTCTTTCTTGTCTCCGTCCTTGCACCGTGGTACCTGTATATTATCATCGCCCCGTTCCTGCTGAAGAGCTGTTTTGCCTGGCGCTCGCTGGAGGAGCACACACTCGCGGTCGTGGATGCGGTAAAAGACGGAGTAGAGATAGGCAGGGAAAAAGTCCAGTTCCTCGTCTCCCGCGACACAGCTGCCCTCGACCGGGATCATATCCTCTCCGCGGGCTACGAGTCCATGACCGAGAATATCACCGACTCCATCATCTCTCCGCTCTCATTCTTCGTTCTCTTCGGACTACCCGGTGCTGCGGTCTATCGTGCGGCCAACACCATGGACGCGATGCTCGGGTACCGGGATGAACGCGAGCGGATCGGCTGGTGTCCGGCCCGGATGGATGATATCCTCAATTTTATCCCGGCCCGGATCACGGTCCTGCTTCTGCTGGTGTATTTTGCAATCCATGGTCGTTTCACTCCTGCATGGAGCGTAATGCGGCGCGATGGGTACAGGCGCCCGGGATTCAATGGCGGGATCGTCATGGCCGCCATGGCCGGGGGTGTCGGAATCCGGTTCGAGAAACCGGGTGTGTACACAATCGGGAATGGAGAACGGATGCTCGATGAAGGAGGTCCCGACATCATAAAAGCGGCCCGGGCGGTCACCCTGATGTTTGCAGGTATTGCCTGTTGCGCACTGTTTTTATTGGGATCCTTGATCAATAGTACAGGTATATGA
- the pdxS gene encoding pyridoxal 5'-phosphate synthase lyase subunit PdxS, translating to MKLEELRFGTELLKRGFASMQKGGVIMDVVNAEQAKIAEEAGAVAVMSLERVPSDIRKAGGVARMADPQKVAEIIDAVSIPVMGKVRIGHFVEAQVLEVLGVDMIDESEVLTPADEQYHIDKTRFKVPFVCGARDLGEALRRINEGAAMIRTKGEAGTGNVVEAVRHMRTIMGEIRLLRGLDKQEMIDYAREIEAPAELVIECAERGRLPVVNFSAGGIATPSDAALMMQLGADGVFVGSGIFKSSEPERMAKAIVEAVNHFNDANVIAKVSTGLGDAMPGLDVHKLRDDEVLQTRGR from the coding sequence ATGAAACTGGAAGAACTGAGATTTGGCACTGAGCTTCTCAAGCGCGGTTTTGCATCCATGCAGAAGGGGGGCGTAATCATGGATGTCGTGAATGCCGAACAGGCAAAGATCGCCGAGGAAGCCGGGGCCGTCGCAGTCATGTCGCTCGAACGGGTCCCGTCCGATATCCGCAAGGCCGGCGGGGTTGCCCGCATGGCGGATCCCCAGAAGGTTGCCGAGATCATCGATGCAGTCTCCATACCGGTCATGGGAAAGGTCCGGATCGGCCATTTCGTGGAGGCGCAGGTCCTCGAAGTTCTCGGCGTGGACATGATCGACGAGAGCGAAGTTTTGACCCCCGCAGACGAACAATACCATATCGATAAGACCCGGTTCAAGGTCCCCTTTGTCTGCGGCGCCCGCGATCTCGGCGAAGCACTTCGGAGGATCAACGAAGGAGCAGCAATGATCCGGACCAAGGGCGAAGCAGGTACCGGAAATGTTGTCGAAGCGGTCCGGCACATGCGCACGATCATGGGCGAGATCCGTCTGCTCCGTGGACTCGACAAGCAGGAGATGATCGATTATGCCCGGGAGATCGAAGCTCCCGCGGAACTGGTCATCGAATGTGCCGAACGCGGCCGGCTGCCGGTTGTGAACTTCTCGGCCGGAGGAATTGCCACACCCTCCGATGCAGCTCTCATGATGCAGCTGGGCGCTGATGGTGTCTTCGTGGGATCCGGTATTTTCAAATCATCGGAGCCCGAGAGGATGGCCAAAGCGATCGTTGAAGCGGTAAACCACTTCAATGATGCCAACGTCATCGCAAAGGTCAGCACCGGCCTTGGCGATGCAATGCCCGGTCTCGATGTCCACAAGCTCCGGGACGACGAGGTGCTCCAGACCCGTGGACGCTAA